The genome window CTCGGACTGTCCAAGCGAGCGAGGCGGCGCAATAGGCGGCGCTTCTCGGGCGTGTCACTCAGGCCGGGGGGCACCGTGTTTGCCCCGGGGGCGCTCTGCCCCGGCTCCACCTCGGCAAACCCCATCAGTTCATGGGGGCCGCTGCCGAGAATCAGGCACATGCGCAACAGCGTTGGACCGCTCGGCAGCACGCCCCCCCGCTCCATGCGCTCGTACACCTCGGGAGCGATGCCGATGCCCTCGGCTGCTTCTGCTTGAGTCATGCCTGCCCGCTTGCGTGCCTGCTTCAAGGCCGCGCTCAGGGTGACGGGTAATCGACGCTGCCGGACCTCGATGTGTCGCGGCAGTGGGGAGGGCTTGCGGTTGCGCTCCGTGGGGCGCCGGGAGCGTGCAGCGGCGGGAGGTTTCGCGGGGGCTCTTGGCATACGGAACCTGCGGGCGTTGTCCTGTCGGACGGGTAAAGGCCCCAAGGGCCAGCGGCGGACGGCGAGGGTCAGAGGGGAGACGCCACGACGCCGAAGCAGGGCCTGCGGGGAGCGTGAGAGAGGGCGCGGCGGGTAGCTAGGGAGTGCTGTCCCGCTCGTTGATGATGTCCTCTTCCGTCACCATGTTGGGCGGTAGCTGGCTCTCGCTCGTGGGCCCGAGAACGCCCCGGCTCATGCTGGCCCCCGTCAGAGACAGCAGCACCTCGTCTAGCGCCTCCTTGGGCCCGTAGGGGGCTCCTAGCGCAGCAAGGCCCACCCGAAGTTCCGCCTCCACTTCAGCCGCCGACTGATAGCGATCTTCCGGGTTCCGCTGGATCAACCTGCGGACGATGGCGCACAGCGGATGCACCAGCGGCTGGGTGATCTCGTCCACTTCTTCCCGGGTGAATGTGGCAGCCCGCAGGATGCAGTCTTCGGCATGGTCCGGTATGTCTGCCTCCATGGCCGTCATCGCCGCGTCCAGAACCTTCCCCTTGACCTTCTCCGTTAGCGCCTCCTCCAAGTCGTCGGGCCGCACGGTGGCGGTGCTGTAGAGGTGGCGCCAAGTGGCCAGTTCCAGCAGCACCAGCCCCAGTGAGAACAGATCCGAGCGCGGATCCGTCTCCTCGCAGAGCAACGCCTCGGGGGAGCAATAGAACACGTCGCCTTGAGGGCGCGGCAGCGTCGTTGCAACGCGGCCCGGCAGCAGGGAGCGCGCGCGGGCAAAGTCCTTCAGTATCACCCCTCCCTCTGGTTCCAGGAAGATGCGCGCGGGGTTCAAGTCCCGATGAACGATGCCCAGCGGGGCGCCGTTCCCGTCCTTGCAGGTGTGTGCGGAGTGCAGGGCTCCCGCGACTTCGGCGCCCACGTAGAGGCAGAACGCCGGGGAGAGGAGTTTTTCGCGCATCTGCGAGTAGGTGATCAGGGTGTTGATCGAGGTGCCCTCTACACGGTCAGACACGATGTAGAGAACGCCTTGGACTTCGTAGGGCCCGAGGGTGCGGGCGATTCTCGGGTGTTGCAGGTACGTGGCGAGGTGCGCCTCTTCCCGGAGCCGTGCGCGCATCCTCTCCAGCGTTTCGGGAGCGTCTGACGCCGTGGGCGGAAGAGAGCGGACGATGACTTCCCGCAGGCGCTTCTTCTCGGTGCGCTCCCAGGCTGGGACGGTCATTTCCCCGAGCCTGGATTGCGTCAACTCTTCGACCAACGGACGCGACAGATCCACCTCATACGAGAGATCGCCGTGAGAGAAGAGAATCACCCCCGGGACGCTCCAGGGTTGGCGAGAAGTAGCCATGTGGGATCGGCTCCTGGCGGCGAGCGAAAGGGCGCCGCGCAACGAAGGGAAACACTACCTGGCATGTGCTGGGACATGGAACGACGCCCAGGGTTAGACGCGGCGCGATCTCTGGCTACAGCATCAGTGGAACGCCCCGGCAGGCCCACCTCGATGCGGGAGGGAGCCACCGGGCCAGCTTCACCTGACCGACGCGCGTTGCCTGTCCAATGCGCGCAAGCGCTCTACCGGGCCCGGCTCACCTCCACCGCTCAACGGCCCGCGTATCAGACACCTTGGACGCCACCGGGGCGCCGGGCTTTGAGCCCTCTTCCAGTTCCGAGCCCAAATCGCCCTGGTTGGACAGTTCGAGGCAGATCGGCACGGTGCGCCCGCCTGGAAGGTGGGCACGGACGTATCGTCCATAGATGTGATCTCCCGTCGTCCACAGATGCCCATCTACCCTCATCCCCGCAGGCGCCTTGCCTTCCGCCCTGATCAGCGCCCCCGTAACGGGCCCATCCTTCCAAACGGCATGAGGTTGCTCGCGTGCCTCTTCATAGGTCCCCTTGGTCACGTCCAGCAGGATGCCAGGCCCGTCGTAGCCCACTGCCCACCCTAGCTCTTGTCGCATCGCCTTAACGGCTTCCTCGGGGCACGGCTCGGGATCCGGGCGCGTCTGCACGCCAGTGCAGCCCGCCTCAAGCCATGCGACGGAGGCCACGAGCGCCGCGCACTTCTTGATGAGCGCGCGCCGCCCGCTGGCCTTCTGGACCTGCTGCGAGTCGGGTACGCCGTTGGTGAGCGTTGGGGAGTTGTCGGGCAGCTTCACGGACAGGCTCGCCTCCTTCTGGGTAGGGAGAGGCGAGGCTAACCGTTCGGGGCGGCTTGTCGGCTTTTCGGCCAGAGTGCTTGAGGCTGGGGGTTGCTCTGCTGACGCGCTCCTGGCCACGGGGGGCGGTTCGGGTTGCGCTGGCCTATGCAGCACGGATGCGGCCACGACAGCCGCGAAGACAGAGAGCGCCACCGCCCCGAGGAACACCGGACGCAGCCACGCACGGCGCGGGATGTGCTGCACAGGCCCCCCCGCCGCAGCAGAAGGCACGGGCGCCGCATCCGCTGGCCCCGCCTGCACTGGGAACGAATGTGAAGGGATCGGCTCCTGTGGGCTCTCGGATTGTCGCGCTTCCACTGGCAAGGGCTCCGCTGCCGGGGGCTCTGGCGGTAGCTGCGAGGATGCCGGGTGAATGGGGATCTCGCGCCACTCGGCGTCTTCGTAGCGCTCCAAGTCTGCCAGCAGGCGCCGCGCATCCTTCGCGGTCGCTGGCCGCACCTCCAGGTCACGATGGATCAGCTTCATCGCGCAGGCGCTCAACTCCCCTGGAACACGCCCCTTGGTTGCCCGGTACGGGGTAGGCGGCACCAGCAACATGCTATTGAGCACGGGCCGCCGCTCGCTGCGTTCCGGTGTCGGGTCCGTCAGCACGTCGTAGAGGTTGGCCCCAAGCGCGAAAATATCGTCCGTCGCCTTGAACGTGTAACGGGCCCCGTGCTTGAGGCGGTTTTCATCCCAGAAGCTTTGAGCCTCGGGGCTGCGGTTGCGCGGCGTTCCTGGGGGTAACGGCCCATCGGTCAAATCTTCAGCGGTCGCGTAGTCCGCCGCTCCAAAGTCGATGATCACCGGCTCGCCGTCCTTGGTGACCATGATGTTTCTCAGGCTCAAATCCCGATGGAGCACCTTTTTCGCGTGCATGTGCTCCAGGGCGTCAAACAGCTTGAGGAACAGGACGACGACTTCATGCGGCGTCGGGTGGGTCCGCTCGACCCAGCGGGCGAGCGTGTAGCCGTCCACGAAATCGAGAACGATGTAGTGGAAGCCAGAGCGCGCATGCGGCCACCGGCCACTCGTCAACATGCGGATGATGTTCCGGTGGTTGAGTTGCTGGAGGCACGCCACCTCGCGCCGCGCGCGCGCGTCCGTCTGCCTCGGATCACTGCTGCGTTCTGTCTGACAGGCCACCTTGAGCGCGAAGCGCTCGCCGTCCCTCTCCACCTCGTAGACGACGGCATAACCGCCGCTCCCGATGCGTCGGACAATGCGCCAGTCGCTCACCATCTGACCGGGCTTGAGGTTTAGGGGATCAAAATCCGCGAACATGCCGCGCACCTCTCGCCAGTGGCTACAGCGTCACCTGGGGAACGGACAGACAACGGCTCCCGTCACCGTTGCACACCCGCACTGCGTGTAGCGCCCCCAGCCATTCGTTCGGCTCCTCACGCGCGGGCATCTCCACTTCCACGGCCACGCTCACCACACCGCCCGGCGGGATGGGTGCTTGCCCTGAGAGCACCGCGCGAGCGCGGCGCGGCTCCCCTCCTGCGGGCGTTACCTCGGCCCACTCGGGTGCCCACGGTTCCCCTCCGGTATTGCTCACTTCGAGGACAACCACGCTCCACGTTGTCCCTCCGAGGCCCCAGCACCGTGCGGGGCGAAGCTCCTCCCCGCGCGTCTCGAGGCACGCTTTCTCAAACTTCGCTCCCCTTATGCCCTTCTCGGTCACGAAGCCCGCGAGCGCCACGGCTGCCGGGCTCAAGGCTGCGGGCCGTGCCTTCAACGCCACCAGTTCCTTGGCTTGCGCCTCGCACCGCTCGCGCGTGGCCGACAGTTCCACGCGGCACGCCTCGACGGTTTGCGGCGGGCGGCTCACGTTGACCAAGCCATCCGCTGTGCCCGGCTGCCCGGTCAGCAGGAACACGACGCTTGCGGGTGAGCCCTCGCGGTAGGTGACTCGCAACGCGAGCTGTTCGCCAGTCCCGAGCGCCACGGTGGGCGAGAGCGTCACCCCTGCATCCCCCACCTCGAATACAGCGAAGCGGGCGCGGCCCTCCACCTGGACAGACTCACGGACAATCTGAGCGCCAAGTAGGATCACCGTGACGGTGCCAGGCGCGACGTAGAGCACCGGGGACTCGCCCGACTTGCCCGTGAGAACAACGGAGCGCCCTATGGGCGCGGCCTGTACCGTCGCTGTAAGGCCCACCAGCAGGGAGGCGAGCGCAAAACTTGGGGTGAAGGGTCGGAACAAGGCGGGGGAACCTCCCGGGTAGGCCCCCAGAGTAGCAGACAGGGGAGCGCCCCGGCGTCGAAGACAGGCGCTGTCCATGCGCCAGACGTCGGCGTCCTTTCCGCGTGCCGTTCACGGCACCACCGCGCATGCCACGACTCATGCGCGAGGGCTCCACGCGCCCAGCAGGTGAGCCTGGACGCGGGAGGTCCGACGCGCGGGTTTCACTGACGCACTGGCCCGCCCCGATACGCGCATGGTGGCGCCGGGCGTGGGGCCGTTGGTGGGCGCCGGTGGCACCGGGCGTGGGGCCATTGGTGGGCTCCGGTGGCGCCGGGAGTGGGCTCC of Stigmatella aurantiaca contains these proteins:
- a CDS encoding helix-turn-helix domain-containing protein, with translation MKQARKRAGMTQAEAAEGIGIAPEVYERMERGGVLPSGPTLLRMCLILGSGPHELMGFAEVEPGQSAPGANTVPPGLSDTPEKRRLLRRLARLDSPRIKALARLVALLLPGR
- a CDS encoding serine/threonine protein kinase, whose product is MATSRQPWSVPGVILFSHGDLSYEVDLSRPLVEELTQSRLGEMTVPAWERTEKKRLREVIVRSLPPTASDAPETLERMRARLREEAHLATYLQHPRIARTLGPYEVQGVLYIVSDRVEGTSINTLITYSQMREKLLSPAFCLYVGAEVAGALHSAHTCKDGNGAPLGIVHRDLNPARIFLEPEGGVILKDFARARSLLPGRVATTLPRPQGDVFYCSPEALLCEETDPRSDLFSLGLVLLELATWRHLYSTATVRPDDLEEALTEKVKGKVLDAAMTAMEADIPDHAEDCILRAATFTREEVDEITQPLVHPLCAIVRRLIQRNPEDRYQSAAEVEAELRVGLAALGAPYGPKEALDEVLLSLTGASMSRGVLGPTSESQLPPNMVTEEDIINERDSTP
- a CDS encoding serine/threonine protein kinase, with translation MFADFDPLNLKPGQMVSDWRIVRRIGSGGYAVVYEVERDGERFALKVACQTERSSDPRQTDARARREVACLQQLNHRNIIRMLTSGRWPHARSGFHYIVLDFVDGYTLARWVERTHPTPHEVVVLFLKLFDALEHMHAKKVLHRDLSLRNIMVTKDGEPVIIDFGAADYATAEDLTDGPLPPGTPRNRSPEAQSFWDENRLKHGARYTFKATDDIFALGANLYDVLTDPTPERSERRPVLNSMLLVPPTPYRATKGRVPGELSACAMKLIHRDLEVRPATAKDARRLLADLERYEDAEWREIPIHPASSQLPPEPPAAEPLPVEARQSESPQEPIPSHSFPVQAGPADAAPVPSAAAGGPVQHIPRRAWLRPVFLGAVALSVFAAVVAASVLHRPAQPEPPPVARSASAEQPPASSTLAEKPTSRPERLASPLPTQKEASLSVKLPDNSPTLTNGVPDSQQVQKASGRRALIKKCAALVASVAWLEAGCTGVQTRPDPEPCPEEAVKAMRQELGWAVGYDGPGILLDVTKGTYEEAREQPHAVWKDGPVTGALIRAEGKAPAGMRVDGHLWTTGDHIYGRYVRAHLPGGRTVPICLELSNQGDLGSELEEGSKPGAPVASKVSDTRAVERWR
- a CDS encoding DUF2381 family protein; its protein translation is MFRPFTPSFALASLLVGLTATVQAAPIGRSVVLTGKSGESPVLYVAPGTVTVILLGAQIVRESVQVEGRARFAVFEVGDAGVTLSPTVALGTGEQLALRVTYREGSPASVVFLLTGQPGTADGLVNVSRPPQTVEACRVELSATRERCEAQAKELVALKARPAALSPAAVALAGFVTEKGIRGAKFEKACLETRGEELRPARCWGLGGTTWSVVVLEVSNTGGEPWAPEWAEVTPAGGEPRRARAVLSGQAPIPPGGVVSVAVEVEMPAREEPNEWLGALHAVRVCNGDGSRCLSVPQVTL